A window of Blastomonas sp. SL216 contains these coding sequences:
- a CDS encoding entericidin A/B family lipoprotein, with product MNRSASLRIVIAAGLVASLLSACNTVKGAGRDVESVGRAAERAID from the coding sequence ATGAACCGTAGCGCCTCTCTCCGTATCGTGATCGCCGCCGGCCTGGTCGCGTCGCTGCTTTCTGCCTGCAACACCGTCAAGGGTGCCGGCCGCGACGTCGAATCGGTTGGCCGTGCCGCCGAACGCGCCATCGACTGA
- a CDS encoding DUF1328 domain-containing protein: MLRYALIFLIVAIVAGVLGFGGIAGASAGIAKILFFLFLLFLVASLVMHLVRGRA; the protein is encoded by the coding sequence ATGTTGCGTTATGCCCTTATCTTTCTGATCGTCGCGATCGTCGCAGGCGTGCTGGGCTTTGGCGGTATCGCCGGAGCTTCGGCAGGTATTGCCAAGATCCTTTTCTTCCTTTTCCTGCTGTTCCTCGTGGCCAGCCTGGTGATGCATCTGGTGCGCGGCCGCGCGTAA
- a CDS encoding NUDIX domain-containing protein has product MADPEPQTADPHIQTVDPRTGEPLIAATPAATIVIFRDCPEGGAPELLMVERSSQMVFAGGAVVFPGGRVDPDDHAIAASIDHQLDPDDAAARIAAIRETIEETGLGIGFVVPPEREALAAARAAMNAGSVFSALCREAQWQFDLSALTPFTRWRPPFNEGRVFDTRFYIARYDGHDHIVEVDATENRHLFWASASDALAMADEGKVKLIFPTRRNMERLAQLGCHADAVEHATHYPPQMIMPFIEERDGKPFLCIPEGMGYPVTSEPMGSALRR; this is encoded by the coding sequence ATGGCCGATCCCGAACCGCAGACCGCTGACCCGCATATCCAGACCGTCGATCCGCGCACCGGCGAACCGCTGATCGCTGCCACGCCCGCCGCCACCATCGTCATCTTCCGCGATTGCCCCGAAGGCGGCGCGCCCGAGCTGCTGATGGTCGAGCGATCGTCGCAAATGGTGTTTGCAGGCGGCGCGGTGGTGTTTCCCGGGGGCCGGGTCGATCCCGATGACCATGCGATTGCCGCCAGCATCGATCATCAGCTGGACCCGGATGATGCCGCCGCCCGCATCGCCGCCATTCGCGAGACGATCGAGGAAACCGGGCTTGGCATCGGTTTTGTCGTTCCGCCCGAGCGTGAGGCGCTGGCTGCAGCCAGGGCGGCGATGAATGCAGGCAGCGTGTTTTCTGCGCTGTGCCGCGAGGCTCAATGGCAGTTCGATCTTTCGGCGCTGACCCCGTTCACGCGCTGGCGGCCGCCGTTCAACGAGGGGCGGGTGTTCGACACGCGCTTCTATATCGCGCGCTATGACGGGCATGATCATATCGTCGAGGTCGATGCGACCGAGAACCGGCATCTGTTCTGGGCCTCTGCATCCGATGCCCTGGCCATGGCGGATGAAGGCAAGGTCAAGCTGATCTTCCCCACCCGGCGCAACATGGAACGCCTGGCACAGCTGGGCTGCCATGCCGATGCGGTGGAGCATGCCACGCACTATCCGCCGCAGATGATCATGCCGTTCATCGAAGAGCGCGACGGCAAGCCGTTCTTGTGCATTCCCGAGGGCATGGGCTATCCGGTGACCAGCGAACCGATGGGTTCTGCGCTGCGCCGCTGA